A stretch of Natator depressus isolate rNatDep1 chromosome 2, rNatDep2.hap1, whole genome shotgun sequence DNA encodes these proteins:
- the LOC141983273 gene encoding uncharacterized protein LOC141983273 yields MQSSSAEVTMMESQNRKRAPAWTEREVRDLIAVWGEESVLSELRSSFRNAKTFVKISQGMKDRGRNRDSKQCRMKLKELRQAYQKTREANGRSGSEPQTCRFYDELHAILGGSATTTPAVLFDSFNGDGGNTEAGFGDEEEDDDEEVVDSSQQASGETSFPDSQELFLTLDLEPVPPEPTQGCLLDPAGREGTSAACVSMITGSSPSQRLVKIRKKKKRTRDEMFSELMLSSHTDRA; encoded by the exons atgcagagctcatcagcagaggtgaccatgatggagtctcagaatcgcaaaagagctccagcatggaccgaacgggaggtacgggatctgatcgctgtatggggagaggaatccgtgctatcagaactccgttccagttttcgaaatgccaaaacctttgtcaaaatctcccagggcatgaaggacagaggccgtaacagggactcgaagcagtgccgcatgaaactgaaggagctgaggcaagcctaccagaaaaccagagaggcgaacggccgctccgggtcagagccccaaacatgccgcttctatgatgagctgcatgccattttagggggttcagccaccactaccccagccgtgttgtttgactccttcaatggagatggaggcaatacggaagcaggttttggggacgaagaagaagatgatgatgaggaggttgtagatagctcacagcaagcaagcggagaaaccagttttcccgacagccaggaactgtttctcaccctggacctggagccagtaccccccgaacccacccaaggctgcctcctggacccagcaggcagagaagggacctccg ctgcatgtgtttcaatgatcacaggatcttctccttcccagaggctagtgaagattagaaagaaaaaaaaacgcactcgagatgaaatgttctccgagctcatgctgtcctcccacactgacagagcatag